The following coding sequences are from one Bradyrhizobium sp. 200 window:
- a CDS encoding ATP-binding protein has translation MSIPLSQFFRWFARPLALVVAVLLIVVVATGFLGFRYWQERQAVTLAQERGRQVLETLDRLRTVIADVEAQRRGYLLTLDPSYLKAYGVSDESVRRDAQALQALVASDPLQNHRAGHLALTVAAKLREIDDIVKTAQTSSGPAALAMIRSLDEIRSQIDQMVDHERFLGVDQERRAEALEQRKAWLIAAAVVIVATLAGVALALARLEARRRRKATEENVRLQNDVAEREKKIRRLVDANIIGIIIWEVDGRILEANDAFLRMVGYDREDLASGRLHRAMLTPPEWHERDARTEAELRRSGTAQPFEKEYVRKDGSRVPVLIGGAMFEEGANQGVGFVLDLTQRKRAEEALRQSEERFRTLVHFSFDVYWETDAQHRFIHQEFAEDLADAPALGAEIGKTRWEVPCLEPDEEAWRKHRETLDAHLPFRDFELARPAPDGSKRFVSVSGLPVFDDTGRFVGYRGVGRHITERRLAEEALRAMQAELAHVNRVTTMGQLTASIAHEVNQPIAATVANAQAALRWLRAEPPHLDEVLDSLSRIVEDGKRAGNVIGGIRALINKVPPRKDRFDLNEAVLEMVALTRSEVLNHGILLQTELVPGLQKVDGDRTQLQQVILNLILNAIEAMGGIEEGTRELRINTEREAAGGVLVTVRDSGPGLDPADVERVFTAFYTTKPKGMGMGLAICRSMVEAHGGKMWASASEPRGAVFQFTLPLERDESIPAQHAQPNPAA, from the coding sequence ATGTCAATTCCTCTGAGCCAGTTCTTTCGGTGGTTTGCCCGTCCGCTGGCGCTGGTGGTCGCAGTTCTTCTGATTGTAGTTGTCGCGACCGGGTTTCTCGGCTTCCGATATTGGCAGGAGCGACAAGCGGTAACGCTTGCACAGGAGCGCGGCCGTCAGGTGCTCGAGACGCTGGATCGGCTTCGGACGGTCATCGCCGACGTGGAGGCCCAAAGGCGCGGGTATCTGCTGACCCTCGACCCCTCCTATCTCAAGGCCTACGGCGTCTCCGACGAAAGTGTGCGCCGAGACGCCCAGGCGCTCCAGGCACTGGTAGCGAGCGATCCGTTGCAGAACCATCGTGCCGGACATCTGGCGCTGACCGTTGCAGCAAAGCTGCGCGAGATCGATGACATCGTCAAAACTGCCCAAACCAGCTCCGGGCCGGCAGCGCTGGCGATGATCCGCAGCCTGGACGAGATCAGATCGCAAATCGACCAGATGGTGGATCACGAGCGCTTCCTGGGCGTGGATCAGGAGAGGCGTGCCGAGGCGCTCGAACAACGCAAAGCCTGGTTGATTGCTGCGGCCGTCGTCATTGTCGCAACCTTGGCAGGGGTGGCGTTGGCGCTTGCACGGCTCGAAGCGAGACGGCGTAGAAAAGCGACAGAGGAGAACGTTCGGCTCCAGAACGATGTCGCAGAACGCGAAAAGAAGATCCGGCGCCTGGTCGACGCCAACATCATCGGGATCATCATCTGGGAAGTGGACGGACGCATTCTTGAGGCCAACGACGCGTTTCTCCGCATGGTGGGATACGACCGGGAGGATCTCGCCTCGGGTCGCCTGCACCGGGCAATGCTGACGCCGCCGGAATGGCACGAGCGCGACGCGCGCACCGAGGCGGAGCTCAGGCGGAGCGGGACTGCGCAACCATTCGAGAAAGAGTACGTGCGAAAAGACGGAAGCCGCGTCCCCGTGCTGATCGGCGGGGCGATGTTCGAAGAAGGTGCAAATCAAGGCGTTGGCTTTGTCCTCGATCTGACCCAGCGCAAGCGGGCGGAAGAGGCGCTGCGGCAGAGCGAGGAGCGCTTTCGCACCCTCGTGCACTTCTCCTTCGATGTGTATTGGGAGACCGATGCGCAGCATCGTTTTATTCACCAGGAGTTCGCGGAGGACCTTGCCGACGCGCCGGCGTTGGGCGCCGAGATCGGCAAGACACGTTGGGAAGTGCCTTGCCTGGAGCCAGATGAAGAGGCGTGGCGCAAGCACCGGGAGACGCTCGATGCCCACTTGCCGTTCCGTGATTTTGAGCTGGCGCGGCCCGCGCCCGACGGCAGCAAGCGCTTCGTGTCCGTCTCCGGGCTGCCTGTGTTCGACGATACGGGGCGCTTCGTCGGCTACCGCGGCGTCGGGCGGCACATCACCGAACGCAGGCTTGCCGAGGAAGCCTTGCGCGCCATGCAGGCGGAGCTCGCGCACGTCAATCGCGTCACCACGATGGGACAGCTAACGGCCTCGATCGCCCATGAGGTCAACCAGCCGATCGCCGCGACGGTTGCCAATGCCCAGGCCGCTCTGCGCTGGCTGCGCGCCGAGCCGCCCCATCTCGACGAGGTTCTCGACTCCCTCAGTCGTATCGTCGAGGACGGCAAGCGCGCCGGCAACGTCATCGGCGGCATCCGGGCCCTCATCAACAAGGTGCCGCCGCGAAAGGATCGGTTCGACCTCAATGAAGCCGTCCTCGAAATGGTCGCACTGACCCGAAGCGAAGTGCTCAATCACGGCATCCTGCTGCAGACGGAACTCGTGCCGGGATTGCAAAAGGTGGATGGCGACCGCACTCAACTGCAGCAGGTGATCCTGAACCTGATCCTCAATGCCATTGAAGCCATGGGCGGCATCGAGGAGGGGACGCGCGAGCTACGGATCAACACCGAGAGGGAGGCCGCCGGCGGCGTGCTCGTCACGGTTCGCGATTCCGGCCCGGGCCTGGACCCGGCGGATGTAGAGCGCGTTTTCACGGCCTTCTACACGACCAAGCCCAAGGGCATGGGCATGGGCCTCGCGATCTGCCGGTCAATGGTCGAGGCTCACGGGGGAAAGATGTGGGCGAGCGCGAGTGAACCTCGGGGCGCCGTCTTTCAGTTTACCTTGCCGCTGGAACGAGACGAAAGCATTCCAGCTCAGCACGCCCAGCCCAATCCGGCCGCGTGA
- a CDS encoding vanadium-dependent haloperoxidase encodes MNVLKIAIVGLTLISANTPVRADVIADWNNTAMDVMKAANVGGNPWTRSMALVNVSMSDAVNSVQNRYSRYMVELPIDPNASPEAAAAAAAREILMRQYPGQKARIDAAFAETMQTIPDNPARAAGIALGENAAGAVFAERQSDATNTPDTYRPLTTPGVWVPTTPPLFPQYATAKPWGMESASQFRPAPPPALNSALYARDYNETREMGEVKSTKRTDAQSDAVRFWTQANLGPAWFQAARQASARHGLPVAESARVFALMSMALANCFIVDWDAKFQYNYWRPITAIRNGDQDGNDATERDAGWLPLNTTPMHPEYPSQAGINAGAAQGVLEAVFVNGKEDFVATDTSDARLSHQFTSFAQMAQEQKEVRIWGGIHFRNSLEVGEAMGRKVAEHLVANYMKPTKPMR; translated from the coding sequence ATGAACGTGCTGAAAATTGCAATCGTCGGCCTGACCCTAATTTCAGCCAATACACCGGTCCGCGCGGACGTCATCGCCGACTGGAACAACACCGCAATGGACGTGATGAAGGCGGCCAACGTGGGCGGCAATCCGTGGACGCGCAGCATGGCCCTGGTGAATGTATCGATGTCCGACGCGGTTAACTCGGTGCAGAACCGATATTCGCGGTACATGGTGGAGCTTCCAATCGACCCGAACGCCTCGCCCGAGGCCGCGGCAGCGGCGGCTGCCCGCGAAATTCTCATGCGCCAATATCCCGGGCAGAAGGCACGGATAGATGCAGCCTTCGCGGAGACGATGCAAACCATTCCGGACAATCCTGCGCGGGCTGCCGGTATTGCGCTAGGCGAAAATGCTGCAGGCGCCGTTTTCGCCGAACGTCAGAGCGACGCGACAAACACGCCCGACACATACCGCCCGCTCACCACGCCTGGCGTATGGGTACCGACCACGCCGCCGCTCTTCCCTCAATATGCGACCGCCAAGCCGTGGGGCATGGAGAGCGCGAGTCAGTTCCGTCCGGCTCCGCCCCCGGCCCTCAACAGCGCGCTTTACGCGCGCGATTACAACGAAACCAGGGAAATGGGCGAAGTGAAAAGCACGAAGCGGACCGACGCGCAGTCCGACGCCGTGCGCTTCTGGACACAGGCCAACCTTGGACCTGCATGGTTCCAGGCGGCCAGGCAGGCTTCCGCTCGTCACGGCCTCCCTGTTGCAGAAAGCGCGCGCGTGTTCGCACTGATGTCCATGGCTCTCGCCAATTGCTTCATCGTCGATTGGGACGCCAAATTCCAGTACAATTATTGGCGGCCGATCACCGCGATCCGCAACGGCGACCAGGACGGCAACGATGCGACTGAACGCGACGCAGGCTGGCTGCCTCTGAACACCACGCCGATGCATCCGGAATACCCGTCGCAGGCGGGAATCAACGCGGGTGCGGCGCAAGGCGTTCTGGAAGCTGTTTTCGTCAACGGGAAGGAAGACTTCGTCGCGACCGATACTTCCGACGCGCGCCTTTCGCACCAATTCACCAGCTTTGCCCAGATGGCCCAGGAGCAGAAAGAGGTGCGCATCTGGGGCGGCATTCATTTTCGCAATTCGCTGGAGGTCGGAGAAGCGATGGGTCGCAAGGTCGCCGAGCATCTCGTGGCAAATTACATGAAGCCGACGAAGCCGATGCGGTAG
- a CDS encoding amidohydrolase family protein: MSTWLSEREQRLVAGAEAASAPTPIPTQIVSNGEYLPPPQSATQKKVEARINDLADLNGKHLGLSRRQFLHTSCGMAAAFLAMNDVYGNVFQVAPAEAREPELMLARAQGLAGQFIFDVQTHFVRDEFDHKELLGLADFASQHWNPKMKEEGVSSLARYKFQNYVKEIYYDSDTHMALLSGAPFDDPSWWLLSNEQIVKARELINDFAGSRRLLAHSVITPKQPGWMEEVDKAIEVYKPDSWKSYTIGDPLAPSKFPWRLDDEQVMYPFYEKAVKAGINTLCIHKGLLPPDYEKSFAGVWEYATAWDIGKAAKDWPQMNFVIYHSALRAFLELPDKAWAEFEQTGRIQWATDLAEIPQKFGVTNVYAELGTSFANSAVAHPKFCAALVGTLIKGMGVDHVMWGTDSVWYGSPQWQIEALRRLEIPEDMQKKYGFAPLGDANSATKQLIFGGNATKFYKIRLKAADNTRMPAFSDDRLASLKNEYALAAKGPSNLRYGYVRAG; the protein is encoded by the coding sequence ATGAGCACCTGGCTTAGTGAACGAGAGCAGCGTCTCGTCGCGGGCGCAGAGGCGGCTAGTGCGCCAACGCCGATTCCCACTCAGATTGTTTCCAACGGCGAGTATCTCCCGCCTCCGCAGAGCGCGACGCAGAAGAAGGTCGAGGCGCGGATCAACGACCTCGCCGACCTGAACGGCAAGCATCTCGGTTTGAGCCGCAGGCAGTTCCTGCACACGAGTTGCGGCATGGCGGCGGCATTCCTCGCCATGAACGACGTCTACGGCAACGTTTTCCAGGTCGCGCCCGCCGAGGCCCGCGAGCCCGAGCTGATGCTGGCGCGCGCGCAAGGCCTCGCTGGCCAGTTCATCTTCGACGTCCAGACCCACTTCGTGCGCGATGAATTCGATCACAAGGAGCTTCTGGGTCTGGCGGATTTTGCGAGCCAGCACTGGAATCCGAAGATGAAGGAGGAGGGCGTCTCCTCGCTCGCCCGCTACAAGTTCCAGAACTATGTGAAAGAGATCTACTACGACAGCGACACCCACATGGCGCTCTTGAGCGGCGCGCCGTTCGACGATCCGAGCTGGTGGCTTCTGTCCAACGAGCAGATCGTCAAGGCCCGCGAACTCATCAATGACTTCGCGGGCTCGCGCCGCCTGCTGGCGCACAGCGTCATCACCCCCAAGCAGCCCGGCTGGATGGAGGAGGTTGACAAGGCGATCGAGGTCTACAAGCCCGATTCCTGGAAGTCCTACACGATCGGCGATCCGCTGGCGCCCTCCAAGTTTCCATGGCGGCTCGACGACGAGCAGGTGATGTATCCGTTCTACGAAAAAGCGGTGAAGGCCGGCATCAACACGCTGTGCATCCACAAGGGGCTGCTGCCGCCCGATTACGAGAAGTCGTTCGCCGGCGTGTGGGAATACGCAACCGCGTGGGACATCGGAAAAGCGGCAAAAGACTGGCCGCAGATGAACTTCGTGATCTATCACTCCGCACTGCGAGCGTTCCTCGAACTGCCGGACAAGGCCTGGGCCGAGTTCGAGCAGACCGGCCGTATCCAGTGGGCCACGGATCTCGCTGAAATCCCGCAGAAGTTCGGGGTCACCAATGTCTATGCCGAGCTCGGCACCTCCTTCGCCAACTCGGCGGTGGCGCATCCGAAGTTCTGCGCCGCGCTGGTCGGCACGCTGATCAAAGGCATGGGGGTTGACCACGTCATGTGGGGCACTGACTCGGTCTGGTACGGCTCACCGCAGTGGCAGATCGAGGCGCTGCGCCGCCTTGAAATTCCGGAGGACATGCAGAAGAAATACGGGTTTGCACCGCTCGGCGACGCCAATAGCGCCACCAAGCAGCTCATCTTCGGCGGCAACGCCACCAAGTTCTACAAGATCAGGCTGAAAGCGGCTGACAACACCAGGATGCCGGCCTTTTCCGATGATCGCCTCGCTTCGCTCAAGAACGAGTATGCGCTGGCGGCGAAGGGGCCCTCGAACCTGCGCTACGGCTACGTTCGCGCCGGCTGA
- a CDS encoding ThuA domain-containing protein, whose translation MRRRDFIALLGGAAAIRPLGAHAQRAPERVLYFTYSAGYRHDVIPLSKAILRQLGSNSGAFEVTATEDVSEFSAENLERYAAVMFYTSGELPMSDAQKSALLNFVRSGRGFLGVHSATDTFYGWADYLDLIGGYFNGHPWHQAVTIQVDPGDPLVAFLGNSLQIEDEIYQISDFDYRGSRVLLRLDPGSVDLGKTGVRQRFYGWPLAWTRFYGEGRVFYTALGHEPSVWQDARYQRMLANAILWSMRRSP comes from the coding sequence GTGAGGCGACGTGATTTCATCGCGCTCCTTGGCGGCGCGGCGGCAATCCGGCCACTCGGCGCGCATGCACAGCGCGCGCCGGAGCGCGTCCTCTATTTCACATACTCGGCCGGCTACCGGCATGATGTCATACCGCTTTCCAAGGCGATCCTGCGCCAGCTTGGAAGCAATTCGGGCGCCTTTGAAGTCACTGCAACGGAAGACGTATCTGAATTTTCCGCCGAAAACCTCGAGCGCTACGCCGCGGTGATGTTCTACACATCAGGAGAACTTCCGATGAGCGACGCGCAAAAGTCAGCTCTTCTCAACTTTGTGCGCTCGGGCCGCGGCTTCCTCGGTGTTCACTCGGCGACGGATACATTCTACGGTTGGGCGGACTATCTCGATCTGATCGGCGGCTACTTTAATGGTCATCCCTGGCATCAGGCCGTGACAATCCAGGTTGATCCTGGCGATCCCCTGGTGGCTTTTCTCGGGAATTCGTTGCAAATCGAGGACGAGATCTACCAAATCAGCGACTTCGACTATCGCGGATCGCGCGTGCTCCTGCGCCTCGACCCAGGCTCGGTGGACCTTGGCAAGACCGGCGTGCGTCAACGATTCTATGGCTGGCCTCTCGCATGGACGAGATTCTACGGCGAGGGACGGGTATTCTATACGGCGCTGGGCCACGAGCCGTCAGTTTGGCAGGACGCCCGCTACCAGCGAATGCTAGCGAATGCGATCCTCTGGTCGATGCGAAGATCGCCCTAG
- a CDS encoding PQQ-binding-like beta-propeller repeat protein gives MTFHERYLAGCAALAVAALVTASPTRAQDAASLNAEAAQNDWSTYHGTYKSYHYSGLDQINTGNVKNLEVAWMHFPERATRGIQSTPLAIGGVLYYSGSYSRVYALDGATGKTIWSYAPELDEELVAKQTHSPYNRGIAIGHGNLYVGTVDGRLIALDVKTGKQMWDTKLLDSKKMTVGFTGAPLVVKDMVIIGAQGGEWPHRGPIFGVDGKSGQKKWEFFTVAGTEEAKATWGGDSWRTGGGGGWMPGTYDPETNSVWWGTGNPAPLYDWAGADWKKSGPRPGDNLYTTSVIALDPDTGKLKFYHQELPHDAWDFDSSVGEFVMIDRGGKKLVVHANKGGHVFVYDRSNAKIENVWPLVKNINFVKSIDPKTGELIGRRDLSEGKVDPPLCPAIMGGISWNSGAYSPKNGLFYRIGQEWCMELTVEKTTPILEPMAQLNIGATFKPVAPPDGPARGHLSARDPVTGAKKWEVNYKYPPLASVLATAGNLVFVPDSEGVVHAYNADTGEELWSRNNGMGHNAGIISYMAGGKQYIAVPAGWGTLVGDEFVALFGEPFKSMPKNTGALVVFTLRQ, from the coding sequence ATGACTTTCCATGAGCGATATCTCGCCGGCTGCGCCGCGCTGGCGGTGGCAGCCCTGGTCACTGCCTCGCCAACGCGTGCGCAGGACGCCGCGTCGCTGAATGCCGAGGCGGCCCAGAACGACTGGTCGACCTATCACGGCACCTACAAGTCCTATCATTACAGCGGCCTCGACCAGATCAATACCGGCAACGTCAAGAATCTTGAAGTTGCCTGGATGCATTTTCCGGAGCGCGCCACCCGCGGCATTCAGTCAACGCCACTCGCCATCGGCGGCGTGCTGTACTATTCGGGCTCCTACAGCCGCGTCTACGCGCTGGACGGCGCGACCGGCAAGACAATCTGGTCCTACGCGCCGGAACTCGACGAGGAGCTGGTCGCCAAGCAGACGCACTCGCCGTACAACCGCGGCATCGCCATCGGACACGGCAATCTCTACGTCGGCACGGTCGATGGGCGCCTGATCGCGCTCGACGTGAAGACCGGCAAACAAATGTGGGACACGAAGCTGCTGGATTCCAAAAAAATGACAGTCGGCTTCACCGGCGCGCCGCTGGTGGTGAAGGACATGGTGATCATTGGCGCCCAGGGCGGCGAATGGCCCCATCGCGGACCGATCTTCGGCGTGGACGGCAAGAGCGGACAGAAGAAATGGGAGTTCTTCACGGTCGCCGGTACCGAAGAGGCCAAGGCGACCTGGGGTGGTGACTCCTGGCGGACCGGCGGCGGCGGCGGCTGGATGCCCGGAACCTATGACCCGGAAACCAATTCAGTGTGGTGGGGCACCGGCAATCCGGCGCCGCTCTACGACTGGGCGGGCGCGGACTGGAAGAAGAGCGGACCGCGGCCGGGCGACAATCTTTACACGACATCGGTCATCGCACTCGATCCCGATACCGGCAAGCTCAAATTCTACCATCAGGAGCTGCCGCACGATGCCTGGGACTTCGACTCTTCCGTCGGCGAGTTCGTCATGATCGACCGTGGCGGCAAGAAGCTCGTCGTGCACGCCAACAAGGGCGGACACGTCTTCGTCTACGATCGTTCCAACGCCAAGATCGAGAACGTCTGGCCGCTGGTAAAGAACATCAACTTCGTCAAAAGCATCGATCCGAAGACCGGCGAACTGATCGGTCGCCGCGACCTCTCGGAAGGCAAGGTGGACCCGCCATTGTGCCCGGCGATCATGGGCGGCATTAGCTGGAACTCTGGCGCCTACAGCCCCAAGAACGGGCTCTTCTACCGCATCGGGCAGGAGTGGTGCATGGAGCTGACCGTCGAGAAGACCACGCCGATCCTGGAGCCGATGGCCCAGCTCAACATCGGCGCCACGTTCAAGCCTGTGGCGCCTCCGGACGGACCGGCCCGCGGTCATCTTAGCGCCCGCGACCCGGTCACCGGCGCCAAGAAGTGGGAGGTCAACTACAAGTACCCGCCGCTCGCCAGCGTTCTCGCCACTGCGGGCAATCTGGTATTCGTGCCTGATTCCGAAGGCGTTGTGCACGCCTACAATGCGGACACCGGCGAAGAGCTCTGGTCGCGCAACAACGGCATGGGACATAACGCCGGCATCATCAGCTACATGGCCGGCGGCAAGCAGTACATCGCCGTACCGGCGGGCTGGGGCACCCTGGTGGGCGACGAATTTGTCGCGCTCTTTGGCGAGCCCTTCAAGAGCATGCCGAAGAATACCGGCGCCCTGGTTGTCTTCACGCTCAGGCAATGA
- a CDS encoding L,D-transpeptidase produces MMGRGLALLLVGLLGGCMQATLAPSSNASLTARDRQLLAHPPYAQASIPETYRRHIVDYTRREQPGTILVDTNARYLYYVLPGGKAIRYGVTVGEEALAWSGVATVGRTAEWPDWVPTAEIQARLGPYPKRIAGGPANPLGARALYLYEGNKDTLYRIHGTNQPEYIGQAISSGCIRMLNEDVIDLVNRVKLGAVVVVLPPGRSA; encoded by the coding sequence ATGATGGGGCGTGGGCTCGCGTTGTTACTGGTCGGGCTGCTCGGCGGTTGCATGCAAGCGACGCTTGCACCGTCCTCGAATGCCAGTTTGACCGCAAGGGACCGGCAGTTGCTCGCCCACCCGCCTTATGCGCAGGCGAGCATTCCGGAGACTTATCGCCGACATATTGTCGACTACACGCGCAGGGAGCAGCCGGGCACGATCCTGGTCGATACCAACGCGCGCTATCTCTATTACGTCCTGCCGGGAGGCAAGGCGATCCGCTACGGCGTGACGGTGGGCGAGGAAGCGTTGGCCTGGTCCGGCGTCGCCACGGTTGGCCGCACGGCCGAATGGCCGGATTGGGTCCCGACGGCGGAGATCCAGGCCCGGCTCGGCCCCTACCCCAAGCGCATTGCCGGAGGTCCGGCCAATCCGCTGGGCGCGCGGGCGCTCTATCTTTACGAGGGCAATAAGGACACCCTGTACCGCATCCACGGCACCAACCAGCCGGAATATATCGGCCAGGCCATCTCCTCCGGCTGCATCCGCATGCTCAACGAAGACGTCATCGATCTCGTGAACCGGGTGAAGCTGGGCGCGGTCGTCGTTGTCCTCCCGCCAGGTCGAAGTGCTTAG
- a CDS encoding vanadium-dependent haloperoxidase, protein MKSVSGLTAATLLPGIIAAALLGASARADVVTDWNVTTSTLVSSDIGNNPRLRTLAMVHVAMSDAINTVQNRYARVVATVPAAPGASAEAAAATAARQILIQIYPAKKDKIEEAYAASLKAIPDGSAKTEGIKLGMAVADAVQADRANDGTNAPDTYRPHTAPGVYVPTTLPMWEQYAHAKPWVFRSADQFRPGPPPALSSAEWARDYNEVKSFGGTKSTARTAEQTEAVRFWDNINFGPAWQAAARELAMKHEMPLAECARLFALLNMSLANAYIVNWDAKYTYNLWRPVTAIRNGDQDGNDATVRDAGWTSFNPTPMHPEYPSQATINATIASAVLESVFGPVTAIPFTATDVRDAKRTRQFASLADMAEEQKNVRVWGGVHYRFAIRTSEDVGRKVADYMIENTLKPTR, encoded by the coding sequence ATGAAATCCGTATCAGGACTGACGGCAGCTACCTTGCTGCCGGGCATCATCGCTGCTGCGCTGCTCGGCGCATCAGCGCGCGCCGATGTCGTCACTGACTGGAACGTGACCACCAGTACCCTGGTGTCCAGCGACATCGGCAATAACCCCCGACTGCGCACCTTGGCCATGGTGCATGTTGCGATGTCGGATGCGATCAATACCGTGCAGAACCGCTACGCCCGCGTGGTCGCGACGGTTCCGGCTGCGCCTGGCGCGTCGGCCGAAGCCGCGGCCGCGACGGCCGCACGGCAGATCCTTATCCAGATCTACCCGGCCAAGAAAGACAAGATCGAAGAGGCCTACGCGGCATCGCTCAAGGCGATCCCTGACGGGTCTGCCAAGACCGAAGGCATCAAGCTGGGTATGGCGGTCGCCGACGCCGTACAGGCCGACCGTGCAAACGATGGTACCAACGCTCCCGACACTTACCGGCCGCACACTGCCCCGGGGGTATATGTGCCGACCACGCTGCCGATGTGGGAGCAATATGCCCATGCGAAGCCATGGGTGTTCAGGAGTGCCGACCAGTTCCGGCCCGGCCCGCCGCCGGCACTGTCGAGCGCCGAGTGGGCCCGGGACTACAACGAGGTCAAGAGCTTCGGCGGCACCAAAAGCACGGCGCGTACCGCTGAGCAGACCGAGGCGGTCAGGTTCTGGGATAACATTAATTTCGGCCCGGCATGGCAAGCGGCGGCGCGCGAGCTTGCGATGAAGCATGAGATGCCGCTCGCCGAATGTGCCCGACTGTTCGCGCTGCTCAACATGAGTCTGGCGAACGCTTACATCGTCAATTGGGACGCGAAGTACACCTACAATCTCTGGCGCCCCGTCACCGCAATCCGCAACGGTGACCAGGACGGCAACGATGCCACTGTGCGCGATGCCGGCTGGACCTCGTTCAACCCGACGCCGATGCATCCGGAATATCCTTCGCAGGCGACGATCAACGCAACGATTGCGTCGGCAGTTCTGGAATCGGTGTTCGGTCCCGTAACGGCCATTCCTTTCACGGCAACCGATGTGCGGGATGCGAAGCGGACGCGGCAGTTCGCCAGCTTGGCCGACATGGCCGAGGAGCAGAAGAATGTCCGCGTCTGGGGCGGCGTGCACTACAGATTTGCAATCCGCACCAGCGAAGACGTGGGCCGAAAGGTCGCGGACTACATGATCGAGAATACGCTCAAGCCCACGCGTTGA
- a CDS encoding extracellular solute-binding protein, translated as MAPGDRLRENLPGSSRSASRRSFVKALGAAGATLPALAMLPRWGFAEDVAASYAKAAIDWKQFAGQTITLAGAIHPWSNAITPLLWDFTKLTGISIVTDFRLETTYLGALPIQLNRGGSTPDVFMFTTYGQGISAGWLEPLNAYYADKSLTDLGWYDENDILKTARAFPLWRDGERYAIPITSEAVTLFINGDALAAKNLPVPQTFEELLVTANAIKTDEMSGIAMRAQAGGNSSVPAMSFLFSYGGAMVSDNRVVFASPEAIAAIEMYGKLLSQAGPRAVSGYEWYHVLDDFLQRRTAMAIDSSNFATDISNPARSQVARQAVFAAFPRLSGRTSVPFMSHWQACINSRSRNKRAAFLFLLWATSKPTSLQTAAAGLATTRVSAWSSQDFKKAFGAQAAEAALTNLQNADVDRAKAILFHPHSRPILDAFMIGVNEVVSGAKPAKIAMTSAAEKANAAIRG; from the coding sequence ATGGCTCCAGGTGACAGGTTGCGTGAAAACTTGCCGGGCAGTTCAAGGTCGGCCAGCCGGCGCAGCTTCGTCAAGGCATTGGGCGCGGCCGGGGCGACCTTGCCGGCCCTCGCCATGCTGCCGCGATGGGGTTTCGCGGAGGATGTCGCCGCGAGCTATGCCAAGGCTGCGATAGACTGGAAACAATTTGCGGGGCAGACGATCACGCTCGCGGGCGCGATCCATCCCTGGTCGAACGCGATCACTCCGCTTTTGTGGGACTTCACCAAGCTCACCGGTATCAGCATCGTTACAGACTTCCGACTGGAGACAACGTACTTGGGCGCGCTGCCGATCCAGCTCAACCGTGGCGGCAGCACACCCGACGTCTTCATGTTCACGACCTATGGCCAGGGCATCTCGGCAGGATGGCTCGAGCCGCTGAACGCCTACTATGCCGACAAGTCACTGACCGATCTCGGCTGGTATGATGAGAACGACATTCTCAAGACAGCCCGGGCCTTTCCGTTGTGGCGGGACGGCGAACGCTACGCCATCCCGATCACGTCAGAGGCGGTGACCTTGTTCATCAACGGCGATGCGCTGGCAGCCAAGAACCTTCCAGTTCCCCAGACTTTCGAAGAGCTGCTTGTTACCGCGAACGCGATCAAGACCGACGAGATGTCCGGAATAGCCATGCGGGCTCAAGCCGGCGGCAATTCGTCCGTGCCAGCCATGAGTTTCCTGTTCTCCTATGGCGGGGCGATGGTCAGCGACAACAGGGTCGTGTTCGCGAGCCCCGAGGCCATCGCGGCCATCGAGATGTACGGAAAGCTGCTCAGTCAAGCCGGACCTCGCGCTGTGAGCGGCTACGAATGGTACCACGTGCTGGACGACTTCCTCCAGCGCAGGACGGCGATGGCGATCGACAGCAGCAATTTCGCGACCGACATCTCCAATCCAGCGAGGAGCCAGGTTGCCCGTCAGGCCGTGTTTGCCGCCTTTCCGCGCCTCTCCGGTCGTACGTCCGTGCCCTTCATGTCGCACTGGCAGGCGTGCATCAATTCCAGATCGCGAAACAAGCGGGCGGCCTTCTTGTTTCTGCTGTGGGCGACAAGCAAGCCGACCTCGCTGCAGACCGCCGCAGCAGGGCTGGCGACGACACGCGTGTCGGCCTGGTCGAGCCAGGACTTCAAGAAGGCATTCGGCGCACAAGCCGCGGAGGCCGCGCTGACCAACTTGCAGAATGCCGATGTCGACCGCGCCAAGGCGATCCTTTTCCACCCGCACTCGAGACCGATCCTCGACGCTTTCATGATCGGCGTGAATGAAGTGGTCTCCGGAGCGAAACCGGCGAAGATTGCGATGACCAGCGCCGCCGAGAAGGCCAATGCGGCGATCCGCGGATAA